In Bacteroidales bacterium, one DNA window encodes the following:
- a CDS encoding T9SS type A sorting domain-containing protein — protein MTRSFKHFAAALKLILIKSVFVFALLLPFLAAAQISSGGIPPGFIQKSDDPTIQTVMVPAPETETLLKEDEEAGKWGVAERIGVLLPIQITPYNNGVWKRLPNNSKQWRLLIGSEKAKQLSLYFEDFYLPQGCELYVYNVKRTKLIGAFTQQNNHESGLFATELISGESLIIEMVVPADVPEQPSFTITDLLYAYKIENNDLKQFRSSGSCNVNVNCIEGFGWQDQKRGIVKINSRVGSTVFRCSGSLLNNTRFDYQPYLFTADHCARSGSTYASESDIGQWVFYFNYEASDCPTPMIEPPAVSLTGASLKANIGGGNSYMGSDFCLVLLNNELPPAVLPYFNGWSRVDSSSPSGVGIHHPKGDIKKISTYTEPLVSSNFNSNTPNMYWQVRWSETQNGHGVTEGGSSGSPIFNNEGLIVGQLTGGAASCTNLTGADYYGKIAKSWESMGDTPDRQLKYWLDPDNTGVEKLQGTFNVLQVVSLFLADTSALQAGQSIGFRDISIGEPTEWKWIFQGGEPAEVTGRDPGHITYYTYGDYDVTLIVKNEYSTDTLVRENYINVVPGMFPNPANDNVTMLLGNHDDEELIFHVTDITGRPVTSWQYGIKNLYSINLNTSELKRGVYIVTISRNNGSTSRHKLIIDRQLYSN, from the coding sequence ATGACCAGATCGTTTAAACACTTTGCTGCAGCCTTGAAATTGATACTCATAAAATCAGTATTCGTATTTGCCTTATTGTTACCATTCCTTGCTGCCGCGCAGATCAGTAGTGGTGGTATCCCTCCGGGGTTCATACAAAAATCGGATGATCCAACAATTCAAACAGTAATGGTTCCTGCTCCGGAAACCGAAACCTTGCTCAAGGAAGATGAAGAAGCGGGCAAATGGGGTGTAGCCGAAAGAATAGGCGTACTCCTGCCAATTCAAATTACGCCTTACAATAATGGAGTCTGGAAACGTCTCCCAAATAACAGCAAGCAATGGCGATTGCTCATCGGCTCTGAAAAAGCAAAGCAATTATCATTATATTTCGAGGATTTTTATCTCCCACAAGGGTGTGAGTTATATGTTTACAATGTTAAAAGAACCAAACTCATTGGTGCCTTTACTCAGCAAAATAATCATGAAAGCGGCCTATTCGCTACAGAGCTGATTTCCGGCGAATCGCTGATCATTGAAATGGTTGTTCCTGCTGATGTGCCAGAACAACCTTCATTCACCATCACGGATTTGTTGTATGCTTACAAAATTGAAAACAATGATCTAAAACAGTTTAGAAGCTCCGGTTCATGCAATGTTAATGTAAATTGTATCGAAGGTTTCGGTTGGCAGGATCAGAAAAGAGGAATCGTAAAGATCAATTCGCGTGTGGGAAGTACCGTTTTCAGATGCTCCGGTAGCCTTTTAAACAATACCCGCTTTGACTACCAACCCTATCTTTTTACCGCCGATCACTGCGCCCGCTCAGGTTCTACCTATGCTTCCGAATCTGACATAGGCCAGTGGGTTTTTTATTTCAATTATGAAGCCAGCGATTGTCCGACACCGATGATAGAACCACCAGCAGTATCGCTCACAGGTGCATCACTTAAAGCCAATATAGGCGGTGGTAATTCGTATATGGGAAGTGATTTCTGCCTTGTACTTCTTAACAATGAATTACCGCCGGCAGTATTACCCTATTTCAACGGATGGTCAAGAGTTGACTCTTCTTCACCGTCAGGCGTTGGTATCCATCATCCTAAGGGAGACATCAAAAAGATTTCAACATACACTGAACCTTTGGTTTCGAGCAACTTTAACTCCAATACTCCAAACATGTACTGGCAGGTGAGATGGAGCGAAACACAAAACGGACATGGTGTTACCGAAGGAGGTTCTTCGGGATCGCCAATTTTTAATAATGAAGGACTGATTGTGGGTCAGCTTACGGGTGGTGCGGCTTCCTGCACAAACCTGACCGGTGCGGATTATTATGGGAAAATTGCCAAATCATGGGAGTCAATGGGTGATACACCGGACAGGCAGTTAAAATACTGGCTGGATCCTGATAACACAGGGGTGGAAAAACTTCAAGGAACTTTTAATGTATTGCAGGTGGTTTCTCTCTTCCTTGCAGATACCAGTGCTTTGCAGGCCGGCCAGAGCATTGGTTTCAGAGACATCTCAATTGGTGAACCCACTGAATGGAAATGGATTTTTCAGGGTGGCGAACCTGCTGAGGTAACTGGCAGAGATCCGGGTCATATTACTTACTATACCTATGGGGATTATGATGTTACCCTGATTGTAAAAAACGAGTACAGCACCGATACCCTGGTTCGTGAAAATTATATAAATGTTGTTCCGGGGATGTTTCCAAATCCGGCCAACGACAATGTGACCATGCTTTTAGGCAACCATGATGATGAGGAGTTAATATTTCATGTAACTGATATTACCGGACGGCCAGTAACTTCATGGCAGTACGGGATTAAGAACCTATATTCGATAAACCTGAATACATCAGAGCTAAAACGCGGGGTTTATATTGTTACTATATCGCGCAACAATGGCTCTACCAGCAGGCACAAACTAATTATTGACCGGCAACTCTACTCCAACTGA
- a CDS encoding MerR family transcriptional regulator: MPRSKKQIEKMYFTIGEVAKLFGVNTSMIRFWENEFEIIKPQRNKKGNRLFTRTDVDNFHLIFNLVKERGYTLQGAKEKLKNNPQDTLQEFELVKSLKVMREFLTSIKDELDNLQKEAR, encoded by the coding sequence ATGCCCCGCTCTAAAAAACAAATTGAGAAAATGTATTTCACCATTGGTGAGGTAGCTAAACTCTTTGGGGTTAACACGAGCATGATCCGCTTTTGGGAAAATGAATTTGAGATCATAAAACCACAGCGAAATAAAAAAGGCAACCGCTTGTTTACCCGCACTGATGTTGACAACTTCCATCTCATCTTCAACCTGGTTAAAGAAAGAGGTTACACCTTGCAAGGTGCAAAAGAAAAATTAAAAAACAATCCACAGGACACTCTCCAGGAATTTGAATTGGTGAAATCCCTCAAGGTAATGCGCGAATTCCTTACTTCTATTAAGGACGAACTGGATAATCTTCAGAAGGAGGCAAGGTAG
- the rfaD gene encoding ADP-glyceromanno-heptose 6-epimerase has translation MIIVTGAAGFIGSILVGRLNEDKIDDLVLVDDFSTQSKQSNFENKSFRCLVNRNDFHHWLLQHQGDVRFVFHIGARTDTTEVNQDIFDALNLNYSKMIFEMCANAGIPLVYASSAATYGQGEHGYSDNHSLVEKLQPLNSYGKSKNDFDKWVLKQKKMPPFWAGMKFFNVYGPNEYHKNRMASVIFHAYNQMKNSGKVNLFRSHHPDFADGGQLRDFVYVKDVVEVLMFLMRTQPESGIYNLGTGKARSFADLAKATFVAAGSEENIIYIDTPADIRDKYQYFTEADMHKLRRAGYKHAFHTLEEGIKDYVANYLEKKLYF, from the coding sequence ATGATTATTGTTACCGGCGCAGCGGGATTTATAGGCAGTATTTTGGTTGGCAGGCTGAACGAGGATAAGATTGATGATCTTGTGCTCGTTGATGACTTTTCAACTCAAAGCAAGCAGAGTAATTTTGAAAATAAGAGTTTCCGGTGTTTGGTCAACCGGAATGATTTTCACCACTGGTTACTGCAACATCAGGGCGATGTGCGCTTCGTGTTTCATATTGGTGCCCGAACCGATACAACCGAAGTCAATCAGGATATTTTTGACGCACTGAACCTGAATTACTCCAAAATGATTTTCGAAATGTGCGCCAATGCTGGCATCCCGCTTGTTTATGCTTCATCAGCAGCTACCTATGGACAGGGTGAGCATGGCTACAGCGATAATCATTCACTGGTTGAAAAGCTTCAGCCTTTAAATTCTTATGGCAAATCAAAAAATGACTTTGATAAATGGGTTCTGAAGCAAAAGAAAATGCCACCTTTTTGGGCCGGGATGAAGTTCTTTAATGTATATGGACCAAACGAGTACCATAAAAACCGGATGGCCAGTGTTATCTTTCATGCTTACAACCAGATGAAAAATTCCGGTAAAGTGAATCTTTTCCGGTCGCATCATCCTGATTTTGCTGATGGAGGGCAACTCCGCGATTTTGTTTATGTGAAAGACGTGGTTGAGGTACTGATGTTTTTAATGCGGACGCAACCCGAATCAGGTATTTACAATCTTGGAACCGGTAAAGCCCGTAGTTTTGCCGATCTTGCAAAGGCTACATTTGTTGCTGCAGGTTCAGAAGAAAACATAATTTATATTGACACGCCAGCTGATATCCGCGACAAGTACCAATATTTTACTGAAGCTGACATGCATAAGCTTCGCCGGGCCGGCTATAAGCATGCTTTCCATACTCTTGAAGAAGGGATAAAGGACTATGTTGCAAATTACCTCGAGAAAAAGCTGTACTTCTAA